From the genome of Chania multitudinisentens RB-25, one region includes:
- the hisS gene encoding histidine--tRNA ligase, translated as MAKNIQAIRGMNDYLPEETALWQRIEGTLKQVLGGYGYSEIRLPIVEQTPLFKRAIGEVTDVVEKEMYTFDDRNGESLTLRPEGTAGCVRAGIEHGLLYNQEQRLWYIGPMFRYERPQKGRYRQFHQLGAEVFGLQGPDIDAELILLSARWWKALGIAEHVRLELNSIGSLEARANYRDALVAFLEQHQETLDEDCKRRMYSNPLRVLDSKNPEVQALLNEAPRLSDYLDEESKIHFNGLCELLAQAGIPYTINERLVRGLDYYNRTVFEWVTTSLGAQGTVCAGGRYDGLVEQLGGRATPAVGFAMGLERLVLLVQAVNPEFKAPATIDVYVISSGAGTQSAAMQLAEKVRDAAPQIKLMTNYGGGNFKKQITRADKWGARVALILGENEMAAQQVVIKDLRSGEQETLAQSEVAARLALMLG; from the coding sequence GTGGCAAAAAATATTCAAGCCATTCGCGGCATGAACGATTACCTGCCGGAAGAAACGGCGTTATGGCAGCGTATTGAAGGTACGCTCAAGCAGGTGTTGGGTGGTTATGGTTACAGCGAAATCCGCTTGCCGATTGTAGAACAGACCCCGTTATTTAAACGCGCCATTGGTGAAGTCACCGATGTTGTAGAAAAAGAGATGTATACCTTTGACGATCGCAACGGCGAAAGCCTGACGCTGCGCCCTGAAGGAACAGCGGGTTGTGTTCGTGCCGGTATTGAGCATGGTTTGTTGTACAATCAGGAACAGCGTTTGTGGTATATCGGCCCAATGTTCCGCTATGAGCGCCCACAGAAAGGCCGTTATCGTCAGTTTCATCAGCTAGGGGCAGAAGTCTTTGGCCTGCAAGGGCCGGATATTGACGCCGAACTGATCCTGCTGAGTGCCCGCTGGTGGAAAGCGTTGGGGATCGCTGAGCATGTCAGGCTGGAATTGAACTCGATTGGTTCGTTAGAAGCACGAGCCAACTACCGTGATGCGCTGGTGGCTTTTTTGGAGCAACATCAGGAAACGCTGGATGAAGATTGTAAACGGCGTATGTACAGCAACCCATTGCGTGTGCTGGACTCCAAAAATCCTGAAGTGCAGGCTTTGCTGAATGAAGCACCACGCCTTTCTGACTACCTGGATGAAGAATCCAAGATTCATTTCAATGGGTTATGTGAACTTTTGGCGCAGGCAGGTATCCCATATACCATCAACGAACGCCTGGTGCGTGGCCTGGATTATTATAACCGCACCGTATTTGAGTGGGTGACCACCAGCCTCGGGGCGCAGGGTACGGTGTGTGCCGGTGGCCGTTACGACGGCCTGGTTGAACAATTGGGTGGGCGTGCTACGCCTGCCGTGGGTTTTGCCATGGGCCTGGAACGCCTGGTGTTGTTGGTGCAGGCGGTTAACCCTGAATTCAAGGCACCTGCCACTATTGATGTCTATGTGATATCCAGCGGTGCCGGTACGCAGAGTGCAGCGATGCAACTGGCGGAAAAGGTACGTGATGCAGCACCGCAGATTAAATTGATGACTAACTATGGCGGCGGCAACTTTAAAAAGCAGATCACCCGTGCAGATAAATGGGGTGCGCGCGTTGCCCTGATCCTGGGTGAGAATGAAATGGCTGCACAGCAGGTGGTCATCAAAGATCTGCGCAGCGGCGAACAAGAAACGCTGGCGCAAAGCGAAGTCGCAGCGCGTCTGGCTTTGATGCTAGGTTAA
- a CDS encoding YfgM family protein gives MEVYTNENEQLDAVRRFFAENGKALAVGVVLGIGALLGWRYWQNHQNSNMMAASEAYQQATEHLAVGKADDVTAAETFIQANSNNYGVLAALQLAKYFVEQNDFAKAEQQLIMAQSLNKDESLLAMINLRLARVQLQEKKLDEALKTLDSVKGEGWAAMVQDVRGDVLVAKGDIKGAQEAYSKGIESNASQAHAGLLRVKLNNLSS, from the coding sequence GTGGAAGTTTATACCAATGAAAACGAACAACTTGACGCTGTGCGCCGGTTCTTTGCCGAAAACGGTAAAGCTTTGGCCGTGGGCGTTGTGCTCGGTATTGGTGCCCTGCTTGGCTGGCGCTATTGGCAGAATCATCAAAACTCCAACATGATGGCAGCCTCAGAAGCTTATCAGCAGGCTACTGAACATCTTGCAGTGGGTAAAGCGGATGATGTAACGGCGGCAGAGACGTTTATCCAAGCCAACAGCAATAACTATGGCGTATTGGCGGCATTGCAACTGGCGAAGTATTTTGTTGAACAAAACGACTTTGCGAAAGCAGAGCAGCAATTGATCATGGCGCAGAGTTTGAATAAAGATGAAAGTCTGCTGGCGATGATTAACCTGCGTTTGGCGCGTGTTCAGTTGCAAGAGAAAAAGCTGGATGAAGCGCTGAAAACGCTGGATAGCGTAAAAGGCGAAGGTTGGGCAGCAATGGTGCAGGACGTGCGTGGTGATGTACTGGTGGCGAAGGGCGATATTAAAGGCGCTCAAGAAGCTTACAGTAAGGGTATCGAATCCAATGCTTCTCAGGCGCATGCGGGATTGCTGCGCGTGAAATTGAATAATTTGTCCAGCTAA
- the bamB gene encoding outer membrane protein assembly factor BamB: protein MQLRKTLLVGLVSVALLSGCSLFGGEEDVVTMSPLPKVENQFTPNKAWSTSVGNGIGEYYSHLRPAFQDSTVYAADRRGTVIAMDLADGKEKWKVDLSEKTRFFSRNQPALLSGGMTVSGSNVYVGSEKAVVYALNTSDGNVAWQTKVAGEALSRPVVAEGMVLVHTSNGQLQALNEADGAIKWTVNLDIPTLSLRGESAPATAFGAAIVGGDNGRVSAVLMQQGQLIWQQRISQPSGATEIDRLNDVDTTPVIENNVVYALGYNGNLTALDLRSGQIIWKREMGSVNDFIVDAGRIYLVDQNDRVVAMNTDGGVSLWNQSDLLHRNLTAPALYNGYLVVGDAEGYLHWINTTDGRFVAQQQVDSSGFLSAPIVADGKLLIQARGGKVYAFTR from the coding sequence ATGCAATTGCGTAAAACACTCTTGGTCGGGCTGGTTTCTGTTGCCTTGTTGAGTGGTTGCTCACTATTTGGCGGCGAAGAAGACGTGGTCACCATGTCACCGTTGCCAAAAGTTGAAAATCAGTTCACGCCAAATAAAGCGTGGAGCACATCGGTAGGTAATGGCATCGGTGAATACTATTCCCACCTGCGCCCGGCGTTTCAGGATAGTACTGTCTATGCAGCCGATCGCCGGGGTACAGTCATCGCCATGGATCTGGCTGATGGTAAAGAGAAATGGAAAGTCGATCTTTCAGAAAAAACTCGTTTCTTCAGCAGAAATCAACCCGCGTTGTTATCCGGTGGTATGACGGTTTCTGGCTCCAACGTCTACGTTGGCAGTGAAAAAGCCGTTGTTTATGCTCTGAATACCTCTGATGGTAACGTGGCGTGGCAGACCAAAGTGGCAGGCGAAGCGCTCTCCCGCCCGGTGGTTGCTGAAGGCATGGTTCTGGTGCATACCAGTAACGGCCAGTTGCAGGCGTTGAATGAAGCAGACGGCGCCATCAAGTGGACGGTAAACCTGGATATTCCTACGTTGTCGCTGCGGGGTGAATCCGCGCCAGCCACTGCGTTTGGCGCAGCGATCGTCGGTGGTGATAATGGCCGCGTCAGTGCCGTACTGATGCAACAAGGCCAGTTAATCTGGCAACAGCGTATTTCCCAGCCGAGCGGTGCGACTGAAATTGATCGCCTGAATGACGTGGATACCACCCCGGTGATTGAGAATAACGTGGTATACGCATTGGGCTACAATGGCAACCTGACCGCGCTGGATTTGCGTTCTGGTCAGATTATCTGGAAACGTGAGATGGGCTCGGTGAATGACTTTATTGTTGACGCTGGCCGCATCTATTTGGTTGATCAGAACGATCGCGTGGTTGCCATGAACACTGACGGTGGGGTTAGCCTGTGGAACCAAAGCGATCTACTGCACCGTAATCTGACGGCACCAGCACTGTATAATGGCTATCTGGTTGTTGGGGATGCTGAAGGGTATCTGCACTGGATCAACACGACTGATGGCCGTTTCGTTGCGCAACAACAAGTAGACAGCTCCGGTTTCCTGTCTGCGCCGATTGTGGCTGATGGTAAGCTGTTGATCCAGGCGCGCGGTGGCAAAGTTTACGCATTTACCCGCTAA
- the der gene encoding ribosome biogenesis GTPase Der, with amino-acid sequence MIPVVALVGRPNVGKSTLFNRLTQTRDALVADFPGLTRDRKYGRAEVEGNEFIIVDTGGIDGTEDGVETRMAGQSLLAIEEADIVLFMVDARAGLMPADQGIAQHLRSRQKATFLVANKTDGMDPDTATADFYALGLGDVYAIAASHGRGVSQLIEHVLVPFLPEKPEEVELSEEEANAAYWAEQNGETAEEGEEEEAEEDFNPQDLPIKLAIVGRPNVGKSTLTNRILGEERVVVYDMPGTTRDSIYIPMVRNEREYVLIDTAGVRKRGKVTEIVEKFSVIKTLQAIEDANVVLLVIDAREGISDQDLSLLGFILNSGRSLVIAVNKWDGMNEEDREHVKEMLDLRLGFVDFARVHFISALHGSGVGNLFESILEAYECSTRRVNTSMLTKIMQMAIDDHQPPLIRGRRVKLKYAHAGGYNPPIVVIHGNQVADLPDSYKRYLMNYFRRSLNVMGTPIRIQFKEGDNPFAGKRNLLTPNQMRKRKRLMSHLKKSK; translated from the coding sequence ATGATACCTGTCGTCGCGCTGGTCGGGCGCCCGAATGTGGGTAAATCCACCCTATTTAACCGTTTAACACAGACGCGTGATGCGTTGGTGGCGGATTTCCCCGGGCTAACGCGTGACCGTAAATATGGTCGTGCTGAGGTTGAGGGCAACGAATTTATCATTGTCGATACCGGGGGTATTGACGGTACGGAAGACGGTGTAGAAACCCGCATGGCAGGCCAATCGCTGCTGGCGATTGAGGAAGCTGACATTGTGCTGTTTATGGTGGATGCCCGCGCCGGGTTGATGCCTGCCGATCAGGGGATTGCCCAGCATTTGCGCAGCCGCCAAAAAGCCACTTTCCTGGTCGCCAACAAAACTGATGGCATGGACCCTGATACCGCCACCGCTGATTTTTATGCGTTGGGCCTGGGTGATGTGTATGCGATCGCTGCTTCTCATGGGCGCGGTGTCTCACAATTGATTGAGCACGTGCTGGTGCCGTTTCTCCCCGAAAAACCAGAGGAAGTTGAGCTGAGCGAAGAAGAGGCCAATGCCGCTTATTGGGCTGAGCAAAACGGTGAAACGGCGGAAGAAGGCGAAGAAGAAGAAGCGGAAGAAGACTTCAATCCGCAGGATCTGCCCATCAAGTTGGCGATTGTCGGTCGCCCTAATGTGGGTAAGTCCACACTGACCAACCGTATCCTTGGTGAGGAGCGTGTGGTGGTGTACGACATGCCGGGCACAACGCGCGACAGTATCTATATCCCGATGGTACGCAATGAGCGCGAATATGTGCTGATCGACACCGCCGGGGTGCGTAAGCGTGGAAAAGTCACTGAAATCGTAGAGAAATTTTCGGTCATCAAAACGTTGCAGGCCATTGAAGACGCCAACGTGGTGCTGCTGGTGATCGATGCGCGTGAAGGTATTTCCGATCAGGATCTTTCATTGCTTGGCTTTATCCTCAACAGTGGCCGTTCATTGGTGATTGCGGTCAACAAGTGGGATGGTATGAATGAGGAAGATCGCGAACATGTGAAAGAGATGCTCGATCTGCGCTTGGGCTTCGTCGATTTCGCCCGTGTGCACTTCATCTCTGCGTTGCATGGTAGCGGCGTCGGTAACCTGTTCGAATCCATATTGGAAGCCTACGAGTGTTCGACCCGCCGTGTTAATACCTCAATGCTGACCAAAATTATGCAGATGGCTATTGATGACCATCAGCCACCGTTGATTCGTGGCCGCCGAGTGAAGCTGAAATATGCTCATGCAGGGGGGTACAATCCGCCAATCGTGGTGATCCACGGTAACCAGGTGGCCGATCTGCCGGACTCATACAAACGTTATCTGATGAATTATTTCCGCCGTTCATTGAATGTGATGGGCACGCCGATCCGTATCCAGTTTAAAGAGGGCGATAATCCGTTTGCTGGCAAACGTAACCTGTTAACCCCGAATCAGATGCGTAAGCGTAAACGCCTGATGAGCCATTTGAAGAAATCAAAATAA
- a CDS encoding AEC family transporter: MSWETWSFAFNVTVPNLLMMLLGIVLRHTRLMDDRFVDGASRLVFNLALPCLLFFSIATNHPQLRDNFPLVVYGALGTVGTFLLLEVAAKWLVKEPRERGVFVQGGFRANTAVVGLAYAMTAYGDEGVAIASLYLTVTVFLFNVLSVITLTRSLQAEPNKRIKHLSLLRSIVTNPLIIGLLSGLVYAQTGLGIPPVIKQTGSYISGLSLPLALLCTGASLDLRAMFRSSNVAALSSAAKLFLVPMLMTFGGWLFGFHGAALGIIFLFSATPTASGSYVMTRAMGGNATLAANIIAITTVGSFFTTVLGIYLLRSWGVI; the protein is encoded by the coding sequence ATGTCCTGGGAAACTTGGAGTTTTGCATTCAACGTCACTGTCCCGAATCTGCTGATGATGTTGTTGGGGATCGTGCTGCGCCACACTCGGCTGATGGACGACCGTTTTGTTGATGGTGCCAGCAGATTGGTATTCAATCTGGCGTTGCCCTGCCTGCTGTTTTTCAGTATTGCCACTAACCATCCACAACTGCGTGATAATTTCCCGCTGGTGGTTTACGGTGCGTTGGGCACTGTGGGGACTTTCCTGTTGCTGGAAGTGGCCGCCAAGTGGCTGGTGAAAGAGCCGCGTGAGCGCGGTGTCTTTGTGCAGGGGGGCTTTCGTGCCAATACCGCCGTTGTCGGTCTGGCCTATGCCATGACGGCTTATGGCGATGAAGGGGTGGCGATTGCCTCGCTGTATCTCACCGTCACGGTATTCCTGTTTAATGTGCTGTCGGTGATTACCCTGACGCGCAGTTTGCAAGCCGAGCCGAATAAGAGAATCAAACACCTGTCGTTGCTGCGCAGTATCGTCACTAATCCGTTGATTATCGGTTTACTGAGCGGTTTGGTCTATGCGCAGACCGGGCTGGGGATACCACCGGTGATCAAACAGACGGGCAGTTATATCTCCGGGCTTTCGCTGCCGCTGGCACTGCTGTGTACCGGTGCCAGCCTCGATTTACGCGCCATGTTCCGCTCGTCCAACGTTGCAGCGCTATCGTCAGCCGCTAAACTGTTTTTAGTGCCGATGCTGATGACCTTCGGGGGATGGCTATTTGGTTTCCACGGTGCTGCGTTGGGGATCATTTTCCTGTTCTCGGCAACCCCCACGGCCTCAGGCAGCTATGTGATGACCCGAGCGATGGGGGGCAATGCTACGCTCGCTGCCAATATCATCGCCATTACCACTGTAGGTTCATTCTTTACCACCGTGCTGGGGATTTACCTTCTCCGCTCGTGGGGTGTGATTTAA
- a CDS encoding zinc ribbon domain-containing protein, translating to MDASCPRCAQVMNWVNGHYHCDTCNSDYRQLAECPDCGRPLQELKACGAVDYLCQNGHGLISKKRVKFSYWPI from the coding sequence ATGGACGCATCCTGCCCTCGCTGTGCCCAGGTGATGAACTGGGTGAATGGTCACTATCATTGTGATACCTGCAACAGTGATTACCGGCAGCTTGCAGAATGCCCTGACTGTGGGCGGCCTCTGCAAGAATTGAAAGCCTGCGGCGCGGTAGATTACCTGTGCCAAAACGGCCATGGGCTGATTTCTAAAAAGCGTGTGAAGTTCAGCTATTGGCCGATTTAA
- a CDS encoding LacI family DNA-binding transcriptional regulator yields MSGKLKIQEIARQTGLSISTVSRVLAGKSNTSAAARRRVKECAQQNGILQGLSSGRLMLNNVMVFAPQRAFDVRTDIFYYKVIQGITAALAEHEVRIRYCGLEETHSDSALFMEKMSEPQTEAALIIGIDDEHIHTLAADLNKPCVLINCTDRQMRLDSVSPDHQLIGEYSANYLFQQGHSHILNLQCLRRNTMELRLAGIKQAYIRHNITFDDGQHLVTTSGFGREEAEHALTTFIKEIGELTPLPSAILTGGDYMAVGAVNALKKLQLSVPGDISVMSTDGFNLAEIHDVPLTSVHVPRDELGQEAIGLLQRRMLRPDAPPCNMLLCGRLAVRASVKRLSPNKVTPAVSTHDHRLYDV; encoded by the coding sequence ATGAGCGGAAAGCTGAAAATACAGGAAATCGCCCGCCAAACCGGTCTTTCTATCAGTACCGTTTCACGCGTGTTGGCGGGGAAATCCAATACCAGCGCAGCGGCGCGGCGGCGGGTAAAAGAGTGTGCGCAACAGAATGGGATTCTGCAAGGGCTCTCCAGCGGTAGGTTGATGTTAAATAACGTAATGGTGTTTGCGCCACAGCGTGCCTTCGATGTGCGTACCGATATCTTCTACTACAAGGTGATTCAGGGGATCACCGCTGCGCTGGCAGAACATGAAGTGCGGATCCGTTACTGTGGTCTGGAAGAGACGCACAGTGACAGCGCTTTGTTTATGGAGAAGATGAGCGAGCCGCAGACCGAGGCTGCGCTGATCATCGGTATTGATGATGAACATATCCACACGTTGGCGGCCGATCTGAATAAACCCTGTGTTTTGATTAACTGCACAGACCGACAGATGCGCCTGGACAGCGTTTCGCCCGATCATCAGTTAATTGGTGAATACTCTGCCAACTATCTGTTCCAGCAAGGCCATAGCCACATTCTTAATCTGCAATGTCTACGCCGGAATACCATGGAGCTACGTCTGGCAGGTATCAAACAAGCCTACATACGGCATAACATTACCTTCGATGATGGCCAGCATCTGGTCACCACGTCAGGTTTTGGTAGAGAAGAAGCGGAGCATGCCCTAACCACCTTTATCAAGGAGATTGGCGAGTTAACACCATTACCAAGCGCCATTCTGACCGGTGGCGACTATATGGCCGTTGGCGCGGTGAACGCCCTTAAAAAACTGCAACTCAGCGTGCCGGGAGATATTTCAGTGATGAGCACCGACGGATTCAATCTGGCAGAAATCCACGATGTGCCGCTTACCTCGGTACACGTGCCGCGCGATGAGCTGGGGCAGGAAGCCATCGGGCTATTGCAGCGCCGGATGTTGCGGCCAGATGCACCACCGTGCAATATGCTGCTGTGCGGGCGGTTGGCGGTGCGGGCTTCGGTTAAGCGCCTCAGCCCAAACAAAGTGACGCCCGCAGTAAGCACTCACGATCATCGCCTTTATGATGTGTAA
- a CDS encoding MFS transporter, translating into MSVEIDQTAARSSRKFKSLRWWMLALFLLGVTVNYITRNSLGILAPELKTSLNMTTEQYSWVVASFQLAYTVFQPICGWLIDVIGLKMGFLICASIWAVVCMMHAGAGTWLQLALLRFFMGASEAAATPANAKAISDWFPKKERPIAAGWAGVGFSIGAMLAPPIIVIAHISFGWQGAFLFSGALGLVWVVLWWLFYHSPKQHPNLSQKEFDLIHEDNEPILPKLPFFKSLAILCKNKKFYGIAIPAFLAEPAWAVFSFWVPLYLATERGMDLKQIAMFAWLPFLAADIGSVASGYLTTLYRKWFGCSRVNSVVASSVTGAFMMVSLAFVAITKDPYLAIALISIGGFGHQVISCMLSALVVESFDKNQMATVNGMRGSSAWIASFLFTLLIGAVSDTVGFNPLFIAMGFFDLIGAVFLIALIAERGKKPSPTV; encoded by the coding sequence ATGAGCGTAGAAATTGATCAAACTGCGGCGCGCAGCAGCCGCAAATTCAAATCACTGCGTTGGTGGATGCTGGCGCTGTTCTTGCTGGGGGTGACGGTTAACTATATTACCCGTAACTCATTGGGTATTCTGGCACCGGAACTGAAAACCAGCCTCAACATGACCACCGAGCAATATTCCTGGGTGGTCGCTTCGTTCCAATTGGCTTATACCGTTTTTCAACCTATTTGTGGCTGGCTGATCGATGTCATTGGCCTGAAAATGGGCTTCCTGATCTGCGCCAGTATCTGGGCGGTAGTGTGTATGATGCACGCGGGGGCTGGTACTTGGTTGCAATTGGCGCTCCTGCGTTTCTTTATGGGAGCGTCAGAAGCGGCTGCGACACCTGCCAACGCTAAAGCCATTTCCGACTGGTTCCCGAAAAAAGAGCGGCCGATCGCTGCCGGTTGGGCAGGGGTGGGGTTTTCCATCGGCGCGATGCTGGCTCCGCCAATCATCGTTATTGCTCACATTTCATTTGGCTGGCAGGGGGCGTTTTTGTTCTCTGGCGCACTGGGATTGGTCTGGGTGGTACTGTGGTGGCTGTTTTACCATTCACCAAAACAGCACCCGAATCTGAGCCAGAAAGAGTTTGATCTGATTCACGAAGATAACGAACCGATTCTGCCAAAGCTGCCGTTCTTCAAATCGTTGGCGATCCTGTGCAAAAACAAAAAATTCTACGGTATCGCTATTCCAGCCTTTCTGGCTGAACCTGCATGGGCAGTGTTCAGTTTCTGGGTTCCGCTCTATCTGGCCACCGAGCGTGGTATGGATCTGAAGCAAATCGCCATGTTTGCCTGGCTGCCGTTCCTGGCAGCGGATATCGGCAGCGTTGCCAGTGGCTATCTCACCACGCTGTATCGCAAATGGTTTGGCTGCTCACGGGTGAACTCGGTGGTGGCCAGCTCGGTCACCGGGGCTTTTATGATGGTATCGCTGGCGTTTGTGGCGATCACTAAAGATCCCTACCTTGCTATTGCCTTGATCTCGATTGGTGGTTTCGGTCACCAGGTCATTTCCTGCATGTTGAGCGCCCTGGTGGTGGAATCATTTGATAAAAACCAGATGGCGACGGTGAACGGTATGCGCGGCTCCAGCGCCTGGATTGCCAGCTTCCTGTTCACACTGCTGATTGGTGCGGTTTCCGATACCGTCGGTTTCAACCCGCTTTTCATTGCGATGGGCTTCTTCGATTTGATCGGCGCCGTATTCCTGATTGCCCTGATTGCAGAACGCGGCAAAAAACCATCACCTACTGTTTGA
- a CDS encoding TIM-barrel domain-containing protein, whose amino-acid sequence MKTLKNWTLAGQYTDHIELLVDERHLFCLYVLENTLFRVLIKRNGELALNRTWSIAPEADVPWEGRDRLSVAGFGLPGYQLQHDGETLTLATSHLRVTVHQPLWLEWEYCNADGDWQPLAADRPTSAYLLNAHGDGVAHYQRRYASERYYGLGEKTGDLERSGRRFEMRNLDAMGYNAASTDPLYKHIPFTITRRTDVSFGLFYDNLSSCWLDLGNEIDNYHLAYRRYQAEAGDLDYYLFFGPQVLDVTKAFVRLTGKTHFGPKWSLGYSGSTMHYTDAPDAQQQLQQFIQLCRQHDIPCDSFQLSSGYTSIGNKRYVFNWNYDKVPQPKQLSKAFHDAGLKLAANIKPCLLQDHPQYQQVAEQGLFIRDSESDRPERSSFWDDEGSHLDFTNPATVRWWQQGVTEQLLAMGIDSTWNDNNEYEVWDGEARCHGFGQPIAIKHIRPVMPLLMMRASLEAQQRFAPHLRSYLISRSGCAGMQRYVQTWSGDNRTSWQTLRYNTRMGLGMSLSGLFNVGHDVGGFSGDKPDAELFVRWVQNGVMHPRFTIHSWNDDATVNEPWMYPAATPMIREAINLRYRLMPYFYTLLWLASTDDEPMLRPTFLDHEHDERTWRETDDFLIGRDVLVASVVEQGQRQREVYLPDNGDGWYCFYSGQWYSGGQTIVLDAPLERLPLLVRAGAALPMSQRLGHVDISADDRRELRLFPTKGCGRSAGMLFEDDGESYGWQQDNALWLRWQAVSDNARIELTVAAKGHFKPAWQTLDITLPADETRELWVNGTRCNTYALS is encoded by the coding sequence ATGAAGACGTTAAAGAATTGGACCTTGGCAGGGCAATACACCGACCATATTGAGTTACTGGTGGATGAGCGACACCTGTTCTGCCTTTACGTATTGGAAAACACCCTGTTTCGAGTGCTGATTAAACGCAATGGGGAACTGGCGTTGAACCGCACCTGGAGTATTGCGCCGGAAGCGGACGTTCCCTGGGAAGGGCGGGATCGTCTCAGCGTGGCCGGTTTTGGCCTGCCCGGTTACCAATTGCAGCATGACGGCGAAACATTAACGCTGGCTACTTCGCATCTGCGTGTAACGGTGCATCAGCCGCTGTGGCTGGAGTGGGAATACTGCAATGCAGACGGTGACTGGCAGCCGTTGGCTGCCGATCGCCCGACCAGTGCTTATCTGCTTAATGCGCATGGTGACGGGGTAGCCCATTATCAACGCCGCTATGCCAGCGAACGCTACTATGGCCTGGGGGAGAAAACCGGCGACTTGGAACGCAGTGGCCGCCGTTTTGAGATGCGTAATCTGGATGCGATGGGCTACAACGCGGCCAGCACCGATCCGTTGTACAAGCATATTCCATTCACTATTACGCGCCGTACAGACGTCAGCTTTGGGCTGTTTTACGACAACCTGAGCAGTTGCTGGCTGGATCTCGGCAATGAGATCGACAATTATCATCTGGCCTATCGCCGTTATCAGGCCGAAGCGGGCGATCTGGATTATTACCTGTTCTTCGGCCCACAAGTGTTGGATGTAACCAAAGCTTTTGTGCGCCTGACTGGCAAAACGCATTTTGGGCCCAAATGGAGCCTGGGCTACAGCGGCTCCACTATGCATTACACCGATGCCCCAGATGCTCAGCAGCAGTTGCAGCAGTTTATTCAACTGTGTCGGCAGCACGATATTCCTTGCGATTCGTTCCAGCTTTCTTCCGGTTACACCTCGATAGGCAACAAGCGCTATGTATTCAACTGGAACTACGACAAGGTGCCGCAGCCGAAACAACTGAGTAAAGCCTTCCACGATGCGGGGCTGAAACTGGCGGCGAATATCAAGCCTTGTTTGTTGCAAGATCACCCGCAGTACCAGCAGGTGGCTGAGCAGGGGCTGTTTATTCGGGATTCAGAGAGCGACCGCCCAGAACGCTCAAGTTTCTGGGACGATGAAGGATCGCACCTCGATTTCACCAACCCGGCCACGGTGCGCTGGTGGCAGCAGGGCGTCACCGAACAACTGCTGGCAATGGGCATCGATTCCACCTGGAATGACAATAACGAGTATGAAGTCTGGGACGGCGAAGCACGCTGCCACGGCTTTGGTCAGCCGATTGCCATCAAACATATCCGCCCGGTGATGCCATTGTTGATGATGCGCGCTTCGCTTGAGGCACAGCAGCGTTTTGCACCGCATCTGCGCTCTTATCTGATCTCCCGTTCCGGGTGCGCAGGCATGCAGCGTTATGTGCAAACCTGGAGCGGTGACAACCGTACCAGTTGGCAGACTCTACGCTACAACACCCGTATGGGATTGGGCATGAGCCTGTCGGGGCTGTTTAACGTCGGGCATGACGTCGGCGGTTTTTCCGGTGATAAACCGGATGCCGAGCTGTTTGTGCGCTGGGTGCAGAATGGTGTGATGCATCCGCGCTTTACCATTCACTCATGGAACGATGATGCGACCGTTAACGAACCCTGGATGTATCCGGCCGCTACGCCGATGATCCGTGAAGCGATCAACCTGCGTTATCGCCTGATGCCTTATTTTTACACTTTGCTGTGGCTGGCGAGCACGGATGATGAACCGATGCTGCGGCCAACGTTCCTTGATCATGAACATGATGAGCGTACCTGGCGTGAAACCGATGATTTCCTGATTGGCCGCGACGTGCTGGTGGCCAGCGTGGTGGAGCAGGGGCAGCGTCAGCGCGAGGTGTATCTGCCAGATAATGGTGATGGTTGGTATTGCTTCTACAGCGGCCAGTGGTACAGCGGGGGCCAGACCATTGTGCTGGATGCGCCGCTGGAACGCCTGCCACTGTTGGTGCGTGCTGGGGCGGCGTTGCCGATGTCACAGCGCTTGGGCCATGTGGACATCAGCGCTGACGATCGCCGTGAGTTGCGGTTATTCCCCACCAAAGGATGTGGGCGCTCGGCAGGAATGTTGTTTGAAGACGACGGTGAAAGCTATGGCTGGCAGCAGGACAATGCGCTGTGGCTGCGCTGGCAAGCGGTGAGTGATAACGCGCGCATTGAATTAACCGTGGCCGCCAAAGGGCATTTTAAACCCGCTTGGCAAACGCTGGATATCACGTTGCCTGCCGATGAAACCCGCGAACTGTGGGTGAATGGCACTCGTTGTAATACTTATGCGTTGAGCTAA